Proteins encoded by one window of Carassius carassius chromosome 30, fCarCar2.1, whole genome shotgun sequence:
- the LOC132110981 gene encoding kelch-like protein 31, with protein MAPKKNKAAKKNKADINEITILVEDSPTNKINGLNTLLESGNGFSCISTEVTDPVYAPNLLEGLGHMRQDSFLCDLTVATKSKSFDVHKVVMASCSEYIQNMLRKDSALKKIELSELSPVGLATVITYAYSGKLTLSLYTIGSTISAAMLLQIHSLVKMCSEFLMREISVENCMYVVNITDTYNLKETKEAAQKFMRENFIEFSEMEQFLKLTYEQISEFLTDDSLQLPSELTAFQIAIKWLDFDEKRLKYAPDLLSSIRFGTISPQDLVSHVQIVPRMMQDAECHRLLVDAMNYHLLPFQQNILQSRRTKVRGGQRVLLTVGGRPALTEKSLSKDILYRDEDSVWNKLTEMPAKSFNQCVAVLDGFLYVAGGEDQNDARNQAKHAVSNFIRYDPRFNTWIHLANMIQKRTHFSLNTFNGLLFAVGGRNSDGCQASVECYVPSSNQWQMKSPMEVPRCCHASTVIDGKILISGGYINNAYSRAVCSYDPSTDSWQDKNSLSTPRGWHCSVTVGDRAYVLGGSQLGGRGERVDVLPVECYNPHSGQWSYIAPLLTGVSTAGASTLNNNIYLLGGWNEIEKKYKKCIQVFNPDINEWTEDDELPEATVGISCCVVTIPTRKTRESRASSVSSAPISI; from the exons ATGGCACCCAAAAAGAACAAGGCCGCTAAGAAGAACAAAGCTGACATAAATGAGATAACAATTCTGGTAGAGGACAGTCCCACCAACAAAATCAATGGGCTCAACACACTCCTGGAAAGTGGAAATGGTTTTAGTTGTATCTCAACAGAGGTCACTGACCCTGTCTATGCACCCAACCTCTTGGAGGGTCTTGGCCACATGAGGCAAGATAGCTTCCTCTGTGATCTGACTGTAGCAACCAAGTCCAAATCCTTTGATGTTCACAAGGTTGTGATGGCTTCCTGCAGTGAGTACATCCAAAACATGCTCAGGAAGGATTCAGCCCTCAAAAAGATTGAGCTCAGTGAGTTGTCCCCAGTTGGTCTGGCTACTGTCATCACTTACGCCTATTCTGGAAAACTGACCCTGTCTTTGTACACCATTGGTAGCACGATATCAGCAGCCATGCTGCTGCAGATCCATTCTCTGGTGAAGATGTGCAGTGAGTTCTTGATGCGGGAGATCAGCGTGGAAAATTGCATGTATGTTGTCAACATCACTGATACATACAATCTGAAAGAGACGAAAGAGGCTGCGCAGAAGTTCATGCGGGAGAACTTCATCGAATTCTCAGAAATGGAACAGTTCCTAAAGCTCACCTACGAGCAGATCAGTGAATTTCTTACAGATGACTCGCTTCAGTTGCCCTCTGAGCTCACAGCTTTCCAGATCGCAATAAAGTGGTTAGACTTTGATGAGAAGAGGCTGAAGTATGCTCCTGATCTGCTGTCCAGCATCCGCTTTGGAACCATCTCACCCCAGGACCTTGTTAGTCATGTGCAGATCGTTCCCAGGATGATGCAAGATGCTGAGTGTCACCGTCTGTTGGTTGATGCCATGAATTATCACCTGCTGCCATTCCAGCAGAACATCCTGCAATCCAGAAGAACCAAGGTCCGTGGTGGCCAACGAGTACTGCTCACAGTGGGTGGGCGTCCTGCCCTAACCGAAAAATCTCTCAGCAAGGACATTCTCTACAGAGATGAGGATAGTGTCTGGAACAAGCTGACAGAGATGCCTGCGAAGAGCTTCAATCAGTGTGTGGCTGTTTTGGATGGCTTCCTTTACGTTGCTGGCGGTGAAGACCAGAATGATGCTAGGAACCAAGCAAAACATGCTGTCAGCAATTTTATAAG ATATGACCCCCGATTCAACACGTGGATCCACCTGGCAAACATGATTCAAAAGCGCACTCATTTCAGCCTCAACACCTTCAACGGTCTCCTGTTCGCTGTAGGAGGGCGTAATTCTGATGGCTGCCAGGCATCTGTCGAGTGCTACGTCCCATCCTCTAACCAATGGCAAATGAAATCGCCAATGGAAGTCCCTAGATGTTGCCATGCCAGCACAGTTATTGATGGCAAGATCTTGATTAGTGGTGGTTACATTAACAACGCCTACTCTCGTGCTGTATGTTCTTATGACCCATCCACCGATAGCTGGCAGGACAAGAACAGCCTGAGCACCCCGAGAGGATGGCACTGTTCAGTGACCGTTGGAGACCGTGCCTATGTTCTCGGCGGCAGCCAACTGGGCGGACGTGGAGAAAGGGTGGATGTCTTGCCAGTTGAATGTTACAACCCTCACTCCGGCCAGTGGAGCTACATCGCCCCCTTGCTGACTGGAGTGAGCACGGCTGGTGCTTCCAccttgaataataatatttacctCCTGGGTGGCTGGAATGAGATCGAGAAGAAGTACAAGAAATGTATTCAGGTGTTTAACCCCGATATTAACGAATGGACTGAGGATGACGAATTGCCAGAGGCAACGGTTGGTATCTCATGTTGTGTTGTCACCATCCCCACACGCAAAACACGCGAGTCGAGGGCCAGCTCTGTATCGTCCGCACCGATTAGTATATAA